Proteins encoded by one window of Cystobacter ferrugineus:
- a CDS encoding PaaI family thioesterase, whose translation MAHATKEDYLQGWAEGRYPAPPICDSMGIRLIEVGQGRAVFTGTPAEYHYNPMGTVHGGMLSTLIDSACGIACMSLLPHGTRWTTVNLNVSFFKMVTEATGIIRCEGVAVHQGRKIVVADATILSPDGEQIASGRATCLVLDSSR comes from the coding sequence GTGGCCCACGCCACGAAGGAGGATTATCTGCAGGGATGGGCCGAGGGCCGCTATCCTGCCCCTCCGATCTGCGATTCCATGGGGATCCGCTTGATCGAGGTCGGCCAGGGGCGCGCGGTGTTTACCGGGACTCCCGCCGAGTATCACTACAATCCGATGGGCACCGTTCATGGAGGGATGCTGTCCACGCTCATCGACAGCGCGTGTGGTATCGCCTGTATGTCATTGCTGCCGCATGGCACGCGGTGGACCACGGTCAACCTGAACGTCTCCTTCTTCAAGATGGTGACGGAGGCAACGGGGATCATCCGCTGCGAGGGAGTGGCCGTCCATCAAGGACGCAAGATCGTGGTGGCCGATGCAACCATCCTCTCCCCGGACGGAGAGCAGATCGCCTCGGGCCGCGCCACCTGCCTGGTGCTCGACTCTTCCCGTTGA
- a CDS encoding alpha/beta fold hydrolase: protein MINVTWIDSFRLRARAGGIRDGWAASTRPGVAFHELPEATLRSRTGGTRKAGEPTVVMVCDPPNVLEHFDAVFERFSPHGRVIVFEPPGFGFSLPSASFRFTFDEYRACIEGLLRKLDEGPYVLAFTCVWAHIALQVAAKEPGMIAKLMLWQSPSWAQQVTWAREVDKKKVISRPVLGQVMTALKPEKIGLGWYRAALAKNRYPDFMPTLEQALKRGAFCCLGSLWQQWFHGYTPPPVRVEQPALVTWGLADRTHARSDKESIGSQLAHAKWHSFQHAGHSPELEASQEYCELLRGWLQED, encoded by the coding sequence ATGATCAATGTCACCTGGATCGATAGCTTCCGGCTCCGTGCCCGCGCTGGCGGCATCAGGGACGGCTGGGCGGCGAGCACGCGCCCCGGAGTCGCGTTCCACGAGCTGCCCGAAGCCACGCTGAGATCGAGGACCGGAGGCACGCGCAAGGCAGGGGAACCCACGGTGGTGATGGTGTGTGATCCGCCGAATGTCCTCGAGCACTTCGATGCGGTGTTCGAGAGGTTCTCGCCGCACGGCCGGGTGATCGTCTTCGAGCCGCCCGGGTTCGGGTTCTCGCTCCCGAGCGCCTCCTTCCGCTTCACCTTCGACGAGTATCGTGCCTGTATCGAGGGCTTGTTGCGGAAGCTGGATGAAGGGCCGTATGTGCTCGCCTTCACCTGTGTATGGGCACACATCGCGCTCCAGGTCGCGGCGAAGGAGCCGGGGATGATCGCGAAGCTGATGCTCTGGCAATCACCCTCGTGGGCCCAGCAGGTCACCTGGGCCAGGGAGGTGGACAAGAAGAAGGTCATCTCGCGCCCGGTGCTCGGGCAGGTGATGACGGCGTTGAAGCCGGAGAAGATCGGACTCGGGTGGTACAGGGCAGCGTTGGCCAAGAACCGGTATCCCGACTTCATGCCCACGCTGGAGCAGGCCCTGAAGCGGGGGGCCTTCTGTTGCCTGGGCTCGTTGTGGCAGCAGTGGTTCCACGGGTACACGCCACCGCCTGTCCGGGTGGAGCAACCGGCGCTGGTGACCTGGGGCCTGGCGGACCGCACGCATGCGCGCAGCGACAAGGAATCCATCGGAAGCCAGCTCGCCCACGCGAAGTGGCACAGCTTCCAGCACGCGGGGCACTCTCCTGAGCTGGAGGCGAGCCAGGAGTATTGCGAGCTCCTCCGGGGTTGGCTCCAGGAGGACTGA
- a CDS encoding thioesterase family protein codes for MSETPVTELELVARSYEVDAGLELKPLTYMNWLQEIAWEAAAAGGVPPQWFLTRDIAPVFSVSRFEKQHPIRYGDRIIARTWFSKMEGSLAHREYELRRAKDGKVVLHGRTEIILVNLRTRTPTDWGELVDRFKPNGVSFYKQYEPAAVTPVMETVSFQVERLVQPEEIDMARHVNNGFYLRWMTDALYSFLQPALGDKTDEARLQSVLLKFGSPITLGQDVLISGQLAGVGDDISRWSFQVAPVSGSRRPASAELTFRWAPEWSALLKPRVSADGTASGRWRRG; via the coding sequence ATGTCAGAGACTCCGGTCACCGAGTTGGAGCTCGTTGCCCGTAGCTACGAGGTGGATGCCGGCCTGGAGCTGAAGCCGCTCACCTACATGAACTGGCTTCAGGAGATCGCATGGGAAGCAGCCGCCGCCGGGGGGGTGCCTCCCCAGTGGTTCCTGACGCGCGACATCGCGCCCGTGTTCAGCGTCTCCCGCTTCGAGAAACAGCATCCCATCCGCTATGGGGACCGCATCATTGCCCGAACGTGGTTCTCGAAGATGGAGGGCTCCCTGGCCCACCGGGAGTACGAACTGCGCCGCGCGAAGGACGGCAAGGTGGTTCTTCACGGCCGCACGGAGATCATCCTGGTGAACCTGCGCACCCGTACCCCGACCGACTGGGGTGAGCTCGTCGATCGGTTCAAGCCCAATGGGGTGTCCTTCTACAAGCAATACGAGCCCGCGGCGGTGACGCCGGTCATGGAGACAGTCTCCTTCCAGGTAGAGCGGCTCGTGCAGCCCGAGGAGATCGACATGGCCCGGCACGTCAACAACGGATTCTATCTGCGTTGGATGACGGATGCGCTGTACTCCTTCCTTCAGCCCGCGCTGGGCGACAAGACGGATGAAGCCCGCCTTCAGTCCGTCCTCCTGAAGTTCGGCTCCCCCATCACCCTGGGGCAGGACGTGCTCATCTCCGGCCAGTTGGCGGGGGTTGGAGACGACATCAGCCGTTGGAGCTTCCAGGTGGCCCCTGTGTCTGGCAGCCGCAGGCCCGCGTCCGCGGAGCTGACCTTTCGCTGGGCCCCGGAATGGAGCGCTCTGCTGAAACCACGGGTCAGTGCAGATGGAACAGCCTCTGGACGTTGGCGCCGAGGATGA
- a CDS encoding amidohydrolase family protein: MIIDAHAHLCPKPYGSVEHYLSQLDLSGIKQGLVCPGGMVDVRRLGEFTSGRRQADPIPCNDYIQQAVLAHPGLAAVACLDPRLPHAPEALEEWVSRGFRGLLVSPLVHPFSFLDECVAALAALCGERDIPLVSHTGFRPGVTPGDFIQLARRFPRTCFLLEHMGGLQADMDVVDAAASLDNLFLETSLGTFLRLQETVKKTGASKIVFGSEFPMSHPGLELKKICLLPVSEAERDLILGANVQRLFHLH; this comes from the coding sequence ATGATCATCGACGCACACGCGCATCTGTGCCCCAAGCCCTATGGCTCGGTGGAGCACTACCTCTCGCAGTTGGATCTCAGCGGCATCAAGCAGGGCCTCGTCTGTCCAGGGGGCATGGTGGATGTCCGCCGGCTGGGCGAATTCACCTCCGGCAGGCGCCAGGCCGATCCCATCCCCTGCAATGACTACATCCAGCAAGCCGTGCTCGCCCATCCCGGGCTGGCCGCCGTGGCGTGCCTGGACCCGCGCCTGCCGCACGCCCCGGAGGCTCTGGAGGAATGGGTGTCCCGGGGCTTCCGGGGCCTGCTCGTGAGCCCCCTCGTCCACCCGTTCTCGTTCCTGGACGAGTGCGTGGCGGCGCTCGCGGCGCTCTGTGGCGAGCGGGACATTCCGCTCGTCTCCCACACCGGATTCCGGCCGGGGGTGACCCCTGGAGACTTCATCCAGCTCGCCCGGCGCTTCCCCAGGACGTGCTTCCTCCTCGAGCACATGGGCGGGCTCCAGGCGGACATGGACGTGGTGGATGCGGCCGCGAGCCTCGACAACCTCTTCCTGGAGACGTCCCTGGGCACCTTCCTGCGCCTGCAGGAGACGGTGAAGAAGACGGGCGCGAGCAAGATTGTCTTCGGCTCCGAGTTCCCCATGTCCCACCCGGGGCTGGAGCTCAAGAAGATCTGCCTGCTGCCCGTGTCCGAGGCCGAGCGAGACCTCATCCTCGGCGCCAACGTCCAGAGGCTGTTCCATCTGCACTGA